A region from the Corylus avellana chromosome ca7, CavTom2PMs-1.0 genome encodes:
- the LOC132188533 gene encoding 4-hydroxy-tetrahydrodipicolinate synthase, chloroplastic, translating into MATLKSYSLCSPRLNYGDSYKRNAKWRSPRAAVIPNFHLPMRSLESKNRTSTESIKSLRLITAIKTPYLPDGRFDLEAYDDLVNMQIVDGVEGVIVGGTTGEGQLMSWDEHIMLIGHTVNCFGGSIKVIGNTGSNSTREAIHATEQGFAVGMHAALHINPYYGKTSLEGMVSHFERVLSMGPTIIYNVPSRTGQDIPPRVIHTVAQSANFAGVKECTGNDRVEQYTENGIVVWSGNDDECHDARWSHGATGVISVASNLAPGLMRELIFGGKNPSLNTKLMPLIKWLFHEPNPIGLNTALAQLGVVRPVFRLPYVPLSLAKRVEFVNLVNEIGRENFVGEKDVKVLDSDDFILIDRY; encoded by the exons ATGGCTACGTTGAAGAGCTATAGCTTGTGTTCTCCGCGTCTCAACTATGGCGATAGCTATAAGAG GAATGCTAAGTGGAGGTCTCCGCGAGCTGCTGTAATACCTAATTTCCATCTTCCAATGCGCAGTTTGGAATCTAAAAATAG GACATCAACAGAGAGTATAAAGTCTCTTAGATTGATAACAGCAATCAAAACTCCATACCTACCTGATGGTAGATTCGATCTAGAAGCATATGATGACTTGGTGAATATGCAGATTGTCGATGGTGTTGAAGGTGTTATTGTTGGTGGCACCACTGGTGAAGGGCAATTGATGAGCTGGGATGAACATATTATGCTCATCGGCCACACGGTTAACTGTTTTGGTGGATCTATTAAGGTAATTGGAAACACCGGAAGCAATTCTACTAGGGAAGCAATTCATGCCACTGAACAGGGTTTTGCTGTTGGAATGCATGCTGCCCTTCACATTAATCCTTACTATGGCAAAACCTCCTTGGAGGGCATGGTTTCTCACTTCGAAAGGGTTCTATCCATGGGCCCTACTATCATATACAATGTGCCTTCACGGACCGGCCAAGATATTCCCCCACGTGTGATTCACACTGTAGCCCAGAGTGCTAACTTTGCCGGTGTGAAGGAGTGTACTGGAAATGATCGGGTCGAACAGTATACAGAGAACGGTATAGTGGTGTGGAGTGGCAACGATGATGAGTGCCATGATGCTAGATGGAGCCATGGGGCAACTGGGGTGATCTCTGTTGCTAGCAACTTGGCTCCAGGTTTAATGCGGGAACTCATCTTTGGAGGAAAGAACCCTTCACTGAATACGAAGCTCATGCCTCTGATTAAGTGGCTTTTTCATGAACCAAATCCCATTGGCTTAAACACGGCTCTCGCACAACTTGGAGTTGTAAGGCCAGTTTTCAGGCTCCCATATGTACCACTTTCTCTGGCAAAGAGGGTAGAATTTGTGAATCTGGTGAACGAAATTGGCCGGGAGAATTTTGTTGGAGAAAAAGATGTTAAGGTTCTCGATAGTGATGACTTTATCTTGATTGACCGGTACTAG
- the LOC132187719 gene encoding protein LITTLE ZIPPER 2-like has protein sequence MCINSSSIPRCPLHSALRHPRPPKRQNLRVGRLCRRRRLLKEAKEKKRVRAEMEIKNLKLYMKNRSIIEENEKLRKKALLLHQENQALFFQLQKKLSQEQQRHQSLI, from the exons atgtgcaTTAACTCCTCATCGATCCCACGTTGTCCCTTGCATTCTGCCTTGCGCCATCCACGGCCGCCAAAGCGACAGAACCTCCGAGTTGGCCGGCTTTGCAG GAGGAGAAGGCTTTTGAAAGAAgcgaaagagaagaaaagggtgAGGGCAGAGATGGAAATCAAGAACTTGAAATTGTACATGAAGAACCGGAGCATCATAGAAGAGAACGAGAAGCTGAGAAAGAAGGCTCTGCTGCTTCACCAAGAGAACCAGGCCCTGTTTTTTCAGCTCCAAAAAAAGCTGTCTCAAGAGCAACAGCGACATCAATCACTGATATGA